GCTCCGTAATCTGGTACACGCGTTAGTCTAACGAATTGGCCATAACTTGTGGTTCACTTTGTTGGCTCAACATATCAATTTTATTTCTTACTTGCTTTTTGATTTCTTTCTTTGCTTATTGTCTTGTGAAGTGAATCTAGTCGAGACTCTTAGATGGCAGCTTCGTAGACGTTGCTCGGGCTGAGGGCTTCACGAGGCTGGCTTTCACCAACTGGCGCTTGTAGCTTCGCGTCGGCCATTCTGGGAATAGGAAATCCCGGCTGGTGGAAGATACGGAAGTAAAAATGTTCAGTATCACTCTTTGTGTGCCAGATCCTCGTGTTAATGTTATCCTATAGAAGATAGGAGTTCCCGCAATGAGACTGGCGTAGGTGGGTCTTGTCACTCTTAGGGTTCTCGTCATTTGTAGGGTGCGAGTTCAGGTCCACCTGGCCTGTTGCCCTGAGATGACACTCGACTTCTTGTGAATTTAAAAGGGTTGAAAGGTACTCAAATTTCCCCTGGTCCATTCCTGACGAGCTCAATATCTCGACATTCATCTAATAGCCCGTCATGTCATATCACTTCATTCACGTGGACCGCTCCGCTACAGATCTTTCCTCAGTTGCCGACAAGTACAGGGCCTTGCGACTTGAAGCACTCCAGCAATCACCAAcgtccttctcttcaacttggGACATCGAATCGCGCTTCTCCAATGATACTTGGGTTTCCCGGCTTCGAAACTCGGGCAAGGAAACCTTTGCATGCGTTTATCAAGAGGGACAGACCTCAGTATGGGTCGCTCAAGTCAACCTACGCGGGCCACTTTCAGTCGAGGATTTTGGACTCCCATCTCAGTCTGGCCAATCACCGCCTTTGGATGAAATGCAAGATGAGAAATGGCAGATGCTCAGCCTGTACACCTCAGTCAGCCACAGGGGGAAAGGCCTCGGTGCCAAGCTCTGCCGAGAAGCCTTCCAATTCATTCAAAACCGACTTGGAAACGAGTCGAGGAGTGCTACAGTACGCATCATGGTGAAGCCTGAGAACACCGTGACTGTTGGCTTGTACCAGCGACTGGGGTTTGCCAAGGTTGGATTGTGCACTTTGGAAGAGGCCTTGAGGGCGAACGG
This genomic interval from Fusarium keratoplasticum isolate Fu6.1 chromosome 9, whole genome shotgun sequence contains the following:
- a CDS encoding N-acetyltransferase domain-containing protein → MSYHFIHVDRSATDLSSVADKYRALRLEALQQSPTSFSSTWDIESRFSNDTWVSRLRNSGKETFACVYQEGQTSVWVAQVNLRGPLSVEDFGLPSQSGQSPPLDEMQDEKWQMLSLYTSVSHRGKGLGAKLCREAFQFIQNRLGNESRSATVRIMVKPENTVTVGLYQRLGFAKVGLCTLEEALRANGDADLIPTGKLEEKYTTRSGIIMVLCLRKSHAIESGF